Proteins co-encoded in one Plasmodium sp. gorilla clade G2 genome assembly, chromosome: 9 genomic window:
- a CDS encoding calcyclin binding protein, putative: MFKKVELDFINKLKNEKKVVDEKVIRYDWSQTHNNLFFTLYKKEVEEKNFFYYIKNDYMSLIICINDDEIYHLEKYLFSNIITEQTKINLTQMKIEIILEKEIKGVPWDNLTKTNNDECDEKNSKVVNPFAGKSLIKEDKDESVDYFFKKIYNEGDDDTKRAMIKSFQTSGGKVLSTNWKDVKNKQYEQDI; the protein is encoded by the exons ATGTTTAAAAAAGTTGAGTtagattttataaataaattaaaaaatgagaagAAAGTTGTTGATGAAAAAGTCATCAG ATATGACTGGTCACAAACTCATAACaacttattttttacattgtACAAAAAAGAggttgaagaaaaaaattttttttactacATAAAAAATGACTACATGTCCTTAATCATTTGTATTAACG atgatgaaatatatcatttagaaaaatatttgttttcaaatattataacagaacaaacaaaaattaaCTTAACACag ATGAAAATTGAAATAATCCTtgaaaaggaaataaaag gggTACCTTGGGACAATTTAACAAAAACGAACAATGATGAATGTGACGAAAAAAACAGTAAAGTTGTAAATCCGTTTGCTGGAAAAAGT CTTATAAAGGAAGACAAAGACGAAAGTGtggattatttttttaaaaaaatttacaatgAAGGAGATGATGACACAAAGCGTGCCATGATTAAGTCTTtc caAACATCAGGAGGTAAAGTTTTATCAACCAATTGGAAGGatgttaaaaataaacaatatgaacaa GATATATGA